From Saccharothrix espanaensis DSM 44229, the proteins below share one genomic window:
- a CDS encoding ATP-binding cassette domain-containing protein encodes MTPPTTPPTTPPTTPPTTPLLDIANLDVSYGAAPALTDVSLTVPSGTTVGLVGESGSGKTTLGKAVLGLVPVSGGTIRLAGRDITQLGPKRRRALSGRVQVVFQNPYLSFNPRRTIGQAVAETLPPAPRAETRARVAAMLDRVGVDPDAAARYPAQFSGGQLQRIAVARALMPEPDLVICDEAVSALDLSVQAHVLNLLADLRAERGLSYLFITHDLAVVRHLADHVVVLRAGRVVEAGPADEVSSRPSHPYTRALLAAAPVPDPVEQARRRAERLQTRPL; translated from the coding sequence ATGACACCCCCGACGACACCCCCGACGACACCCCCGACGACACCCCCGACGACACCACTGCTGGACATCGCGAACCTCGACGTGAGCTACGGTGCGGCACCCGCGCTGACCGACGTGTCGCTGACCGTGCCGTCGGGCACGACCGTCGGACTGGTCGGCGAATCCGGCTCCGGCAAGACGACGCTGGGCAAGGCCGTGCTGGGTCTGGTGCCGGTGTCCGGCGGCACGATCCGCCTGGCGGGCCGGGACATCACCCAGCTGGGCCCGAAGCGCCGCCGCGCGCTCAGCGGCCGGGTGCAGGTGGTGTTCCAGAACCCCTACCTGTCGTTCAACCCCCGGCGCACCATCGGGCAGGCGGTGGCCGAGACGCTGCCGCCCGCGCCCCGGGCCGAGACCCGGGCCCGGGTCGCCGCGATGCTGGACCGGGTCGGCGTCGACCCGGACGCGGCGGCCCGCTACCCGGCGCAGTTCTCCGGCGGCCAGCTCCAGCGGATCGCCGTCGCCCGCGCTCTGATGCCCGAACCGGACCTGGTGATCTGCGACGAGGCGGTCAGCGCGCTGGACCTGTCGGTGCAGGCGCACGTGCTCAACCTGCTGGCCGACCTGCGCGCGGAGCGCGGCCTGTCCTACCTGTTCATCACGCACGACCTGGCCGTGGTCCGGCACCTCGCGGACCACGTCGTGGTGCTGCGCGCCGGCCGGGTCGTCGAGGCCGGACCCGCCGACGAGGTGAGCTCCCGGCCGAGCCACCCCTACACCCGCGCGCTGCTGGCCGCCGCGCCCGTCCCGGACCCGGTCGAGCAGGCCCGCCGCCGCGCCGAACGCCTCCAGACCCGCCCGCTGTGA
- a CDS encoding dipeptide/oligopeptide/nickel ABC transporter permease/ATP-binding protein, translating into MTAWRAVVGRPVGALCLGWLVVVVTACLGADLLAPYDPQEQDLTAVYSGPTGAHWLGTDQLGRDVLSRVLHGGQVSLLVVGQALAAYLVLGCAAGVLAGYRRGWLDRVVLRVSDLALSMPAVVILLVVLAIFPHDESAAMVTLGVLSAAGLARVVRASTLAVREEPFVAAARVAGLSTPKVLVRHVLPAVVGPVISLVALVAGSALLVEASLGFLGLGVQPPEPSWGGLITEASQAIYRQPWLLVPGGGVVASTAIACAVVGDVLRDATDDRTSREPLSWRRMRTPVVRRAGGPADDTAVLSVRGLSVRLEDGTTVVDDVAFDVHAGTALGLVGESGCGKSMTVSAVLRLLPPGAVVEAAEVRFAGRDLVALDERGMAGVRGGGIGYIAQDPVASLDPLFTVGSQLAEAVRHHHRGATRDEVRRRTVDLVEAVHLPDPKGVLAKYPHQLSGGMAQRVAIARALAGEPSVLIADEPTTALDVTVQAGILDLLRELRERTGMALVLVTHDWGVVADTCDKAVVMYAGQVVERADVRRVFDAPRHPYTEALLAADPNAAAPGARLPVLAGAVPAPGHWPDGCRFAPRCAFATAECARPVAETVGHGGSHRCVHPRRDTTTGAAR; encoded by the coding sequence GTGACCGCGTGGCGCGCCGTCGTCGGCCGCCCGGTCGGCGCGCTGTGCCTGGGGTGGCTGGTCGTGGTCGTGACGGCCTGCCTCGGCGCGGACCTGCTGGCCCCGTACGACCCGCAGGAGCAGGACCTCACGGCCGTGTACAGCGGACCGACCGGTGCGCACTGGCTGGGCACCGACCAGTTGGGGCGCGACGTCCTGAGCCGGGTCCTGCACGGCGGGCAGGTCAGCCTGCTGGTCGTCGGGCAGGCGCTGGCCGCGTACCTGGTGCTGGGGTGCGCGGCGGGTGTCCTCGCGGGCTACCGGCGCGGGTGGCTCGACCGGGTGGTGCTGCGGGTGAGCGACCTGGCGCTGTCCATGCCGGCCGTGGTGATCCTGCTGGTTGTGCTGGCGATCTTCCCGCACGACGAGTCGGCCGCGATGGTGACGCTCGGCGTGCTGTCGGCCGCCGGACTCGCCCGCGTGGTGCGGGCGTCGACGCTGGCAGTGCGCGAGGAACCGTTCGTCGCCGCGGCCCGGGTCGCGGGGCTGAGCACGCCGAAGGTGCTGGTGCGGCACGTGCTGCCGGCCGTCGTGGGGCCGGTGATCTCGTTGGTGGCGCTGGTCGCCGGGTCGGCGTTGCTGGTGGAGGCGTCGCTGGGGTTCCTCGGGTTGGGCGTGCAGCCGCCCGAACCCAGTTGGGGCGGGCTGATCACCGAGGCGTCGCAGGCGATCTACCGGCAGCCGTGGCTGCTGGTTCCCGGTGGTGGTGTGGTCGCGTCCACGGCGATCGCCTGCGCGGTCGTCGGTGACGTGCTGCGGGACGCCACCGACGACCGGACCAGCCGGGAACCGCTGTCGTGGCGGCGGATGCGCACGCCGGTGGTGCGCCGCGCCGGCGGACCCGCCGACGACACGGCGGTGCTGTCGGTGCGCGGCCTGTCCGTGCGGCTGGAGGACGGCACGACCGTCGTGGACGACGTGGCGTTCGACGTGCACGCCGGTACCGCGCTCGGACTGGTCGGGGAATCGGGCTGCGGCAAGTCGATGACCGTCTCGGCCGTGCTGCGCCTGCTGCCGCCCGGCGCGGTGGTCGAGGCGGCCGAGGTGCGGTTCGCCGGGCGGGACCTGGTGGCGCTGGACGAGCGCGGCATGGCGGGCGTGCGCGGAGGTGGGATCGGCTACATCGCCCAGGACCCGGTGGCGAGCCTGGACCCGCTGTTCACCGTCGGCTCCCAGCTGGCCGAGGCCGTCCGGCACCACCACCGGGGCGCGACCCGGGACGAGGTGCGGCGGCGGACCGTCGACCTGGTGGAGGCCGTGCACCTGCCGGACCCGAAGGGCGTGCTGGCGAAGTACCCGCACCAGCTCTCCGGCGGTATGGCGCAGCGCGTCGCCATCGCGCGGGCGCTGGCCGGTGAGCCGAGCGTGCTGATCGCCGACGAGCCCACCACCGCGCTCGACGTGACCGTGCAGGCCGGGATCCTCGACCTGCTGCGGGAGCTGCGCGAGCGCACCGGCATGGCGCTGGTCCTGGTCACCCACGACTGGGGCGTCGTCGCCGACACCTGCGACAAGGCCGTGGTCATGTACGCGGGCCAGGTCGTGGAACGGGCCGACGTGCGCCGGGTGTTCGACGCGCCCCGCCACCCCTACACCGAAGCCCTGCTCGCCGCCGACCCCAACGCCGCCGCTCCCGGCGCGCGGCTGCCCGTCCTGGCCGGTGCCGTGCCCGCGCCCGGCCACTGGCCCGATGGCTGCCGGTTCGCGCCGCGCTGCGCGTTCGCCACAGCGGAGTGCGCCCGGCCGGTGGCCGAGACGGTCGGGCACGGCGGCAGCCACCGCTGCGTCCACCCGCGCCGTGACACGACGACGGGAGCGGCCCGATGA
- a CDS encoding ABC transporter permease, whose product MLRLVGARLLWSVPLLVSLSALTFLLAWLTPGDAARVVLGTNTDPAAYQQVRAQLGLDRPLWEQYGTWLGGAVRGDLGRSLFTGEAVSAVVEARLATTLSLLVLSAVVIAIVGVAVGLVGALRGGVVGRVLDGLSVVAMSVPTPWLGLVLVVVFAVNLAWFPVTGYVPAAQSPGAWLTALVLPVVCLAAGGIAVIAKQVRGAVVEVLGRPYVRSLRANGLPARRIVLRHVAKNAALPVVSVFGVVLIGLLGGSVVVEQLFALPGLGQLTVTAAAQHDLPILQGVVLCFTVLVVVVNLLVDLVIGRLDPRAVTR is encoded by the coding sequence ATGCTCCGCCTGGTCGGCGCACGGCTGCTGTGGTCGGTGCCGCTGCTGGTGTCGTTGTCCGCGTTGACGTTCCTGCTGGCGTGGCTCACACCCGGCGACGCCGCGCGGGTCGTGCTGGGCACCAACACCGACCCTGCCGCCTACCAGCAGGTGCGTGCGCAGCTCGGGCTCGACCGGCCGTTGTGGGAGCAGTACGGGACGTGGCTGGGCGGTGCGGTGCGCGGTGACCTGGGGCGGTCGCTGTTCACCGGTGAGGCGGTGTCGGCGGTTGTGGAGGCCCGGCTCGCGACCACGCTGTCCTTGCTCGTGCTGTCCGCCGTGGTGATCGCGATCGTCGGAGTGGCGGTCGGGCTGGTCGGAGCGCTGCGCGGCGGCGTGGTCGGGCGGGTGCTGGACGGCCTGTCGGTGGTCGCGATGAGCGTGCCGACGCCGTGGCTGGGGTTGGTGCTCGTGGTGGTGTTCGCGGTGAACCTGGCGTGGTTCCCGGTCACCGGGTACGTGCCGGCGGCGCAGTCGCCCGGGGCGTGGCTGACGGCGCTGGTGCTGCCCGTGGTCTGCCTGGCGGCGGGCGGCATCGCTGTGATCGCCAAGCAGGTGCGCGGTGCGGTGGTCGAGGTGCTCGGCAGGCCGTACGTGCGGTCGCTGCGCGCCAACGGGTTGCCGGCGCGCCGGATCGTGCTGCGGCACGTGGCCAAGAACGCGGCGCTGCCCGTCGTGTCGGTGTTCGGCGTCGTGCTGATCGGCCTGCTCGGCGGGTCGGTGGTGGTCGAGCAGTTGTTCGCCCTGCCCGGCCTGGGACAGCTCACGGTGACCGCCGCCGCCCAGCACGACCTGCCAATCCTCCAAGGTGTCGTGCTGTGCTTCACGGTGCTGGTGGTCGTGGTGAACCTCCTGGTGGATCTCGTGATCGGTCGCCTCGATCCGCGGGCGGTGACCCGGTGA
- a CDS encoding CocE/NonD family hydrolase, whose translation MPENPLPPPARLAVPLSDGAALSVLHHPAGTSPNPVVVTVTPYRKEAAQNADLVGAVLAAGYDVVVADVRGFGGSTGPYHGVLSDRESRDTVELLEWLADQDFCDGRTAMVGGSYCGVNQLFAAVRKPRGLRCIAPWIAPADTYRDMWKRGGIPSHTAWGARTFLNAQRADTRREGLRHFYHGLVEEEFDTDLFERVDFAALDVPALFIGGWQDYFLRGTVRGFRQAAGPKRLLVGNWSHEPVLGPELRAELTAWLDFWLRDAGNPPRQNARLAVFGTDEWVSREGWPDPRWIRWEPVVEPTPVEPAASLLAVPPGPPTAVHPIVDLATESGMRLWGEDVTFDLPVTEPTTLLGGIGLTAVLSVRGCADVDLHARISVVRDGEVLQVTEGRLRASHRAVDAERSEPGAPWHPHDRAEPLPQDEPVVLDVEVYPVHLRLAPGDVLRLGVTVVRADESDGPATAVLLPGTVVLLPGSR comes from the coding sequence ATGCCCGAAAACCCACTGCCGCCCCCGGCTCGGCTCGCCGTTCCGCTCAGCGACGGCGCGGCGCTGTCCGTGCTGCACCACCCGGCCGGCACCTCGCCGAACCCGGTCGTCGTGACCGTCACGCCCTACCGCAAGGAAGCCGCGCAGAACGCCGACCTGGTCGGCGCCGTGCTCGCGGCCGGCTACGACGTGGTCGTGGCCGACGTGCGCGGGTTCGGCGGCTCCACCGGCCCGTACCACGGGGTGCTGTCCGACCGCGAGTCCCGTGACACCGTCGAGCTGCTGGAGTGGCTGGCGGACCAGGACTTCTGCGACGGCCGCACGGCCATGGTCGGCGGCTCCTACTGCGGGGTCAACCAGTTGTTCGCCGCGGTGCGGAAGCCGCGCGGCCTGCGGTGCATCGCGCCGTGGATCGCGCCGGCCGACACCTACCGCGACATGTGGAAGCGCGGCGGCATCCCGTCGCATACCGCGTGGGGTGCGAGGACCTTCCTCAACGCCCAGCGCGCCGACACCCGACGGGAGGGCCTGCGGCACTTCTACCACGGTCTGGTGGAGGAGGAGTTCGACACCGACCTGTTCGAGCGGGTCGACTTCGCCGCGCTCGACGTGCCCGCGCTGTTCATCGGCGGCTGGCAGGACTACTTCCTGCGCGGCACGGTGCGCGGGTTCCGGCAGGCGGCCGGCCCCAAGCGGCTGCTGGTCGGCAATTGGAGCCACGAACCGGTCCTCGGCCCCGAGTTGCGAGCGGAGCTCACGGCCTGGCTGGACTTCTGGCTGCGGGATGCGGGGAACCCGCCCCGGCAGAACGCCCGGCTCGCGGTGTTCGGGACCGACGAGTGGGTGAGCCGGGAGGGCTGGCCCGACCCCCGGTGGATCCGGTGGGAGCCGGTCGTCGAGCCGACCCCGGTCGAGCCGGCGGCGAGCCTGCTCGCGGTGCCGCCCGGACCGCCGACCGCTGTGCACCCGATCGTCGACCTGGCCACCGAGTCCGGGATGCGGTTGTGGGGCGAGGACGTGACGTTCGACCTGCCCGTCACCGAACCGACGACGTTGCTCGGTGGCATCGGCCTGACCGCGGTGCTGTCCGTGCGCGGCTGTGCGGACGTCGACCTGCACGCCCGGATCTCGGTGGTGCGGGACGGGGAGGTGCTCCAGGTGACCGAAGGCCGGCTGCGCGCCTCGCACCGTGCCGTGGACGCCGAGCGGAGCGAGCCCGGCGCGCCGTGGCACCCGCACGACCGGGCCGAACCACTGCCGCAGGACGAACCCGTCGTGCTCGACGTGGAGGTCTACCCCGTGCACCTGAGGCTGGCACCGGGTGACGTGCTGCGCCTGGGCGTCACGGTGGTGCGCGCCGACGAGTCCGACGGGCCCGCCACCGCCGTGCTGCTGCCCGGTACGGTCGTGCTGCTGCCCGGGAGCCGGTGA
- a CDS encoding flavin reductase family protein, with translation MIPATIPVDPLTMRRTMGRFATGVAVVTTRSPDGTPHGMTVNSLTSVSLEPPLLLVCLTTGARSTHAVTAAGRFAVNILSSRQEHLALRFARRGEDHFAGLDVTHGRHRVPVIPDAFAHLECDVERHFTAGDHVVVVGHVGDVCERDGEPLGFLRGRFSDVLDRGHAPAPWIS, from the coding sequence ATGATCCCCGCGACCATCCCCGTCGACCCGCTCACCATGCGCCGCACGATGGGCCGCTTCGCCACCGGCGTCGCCGTCGTCACGACCCGCTCGCCGGACGGCACCCCGCACGGCATGACCGTCAACTCGCTCACCTCCGTCTCGCTCGAACCGCCCCTGCTGCTGGTGTGCCTGACCACGGGCGCGCGCAGCACCCACGCCGTCACCGCGGCCGGCCGGTTCGCCGTCAACATCCTGTCCAGTCGCCAGGAACACCTGGCGCTGCGCTTCGCCCGCCGCGGCGAGGACCACTTCGCGGGCCTGGACGTCACCCACGGCCGCCACCGCGTCCCGGTGATCCCGGACGCCTTCGCCCACCTCGAATGCGACGTCGAGCGCCACTTCACCGCGGGGGACCACGTCGTGGTGGTCGGCCACGTGGGGGACGTGTGCGAGCGCGACGGCGAACCGCTGGGCTTCCTGCGCGGCCGGTTCAGCGACGTCCTGGACCGGGGGCACGCCCCCGCCCCCTGGATCTCCTAG
- a CDS encoding cupin domain-containing protein, whose product MSKPEHEFFPVTGIDFTVCPGGDPAITERILARDADTGVATRILRYAPGADSTPMGVQRHDFWEEVYILEGSFTDLTLGRTFTKGMYACRPPGMAHGPWRTDEGVLTFEVRYRT is encoded by the coding sequence ATGAGCAAACCCGAGCACGAGTTCTTCCCCGTCACCGGGATCGACTTCACCGTCTGCCCCGGCGGCGACCCCGCCATCACCGAGCGGATCCTCGCCCGGGACGCCGACACCGGTGTCGCCACCCGCATCCTGCGCTACGCGCCGGGCGCGGACTCGACGCCGATGGGCGTGCAGCGCCACGACTTCTGGGAGGAGGTCTACATCCTGGAGGGGTCGTTCACCGACCTCACCCTGGGGCGGACCTTCACCAAGGGCATGTACGCGTGCCGCCCGCCGGGCATGGCGCACGGCCCGTGGCGCACCGACGAGGGGGTCCTGACGTTCGAGGTCCGCTACCGGACCTGA
- a CDS encoding 4-hydroxyphenylacetate 3-hydroxylase family protein — MRTGIEYLASLKDDRRIYVDGAVVADVADHPAFAPIARTIAELLDLVPDVTPLFTAPRSREDLTAFRVAATRWAEHTHGWVGRSPDHVGAFVAAFAAHPEAFDERFADNVLAFQRRMVAESLYVSYAIIPPQVSRASTASGWEGEFVQVGVVEERPDGIVVRGAQMLATGGAVADEILVSCIKPLTAEDEDFAVSFVVPVAAEGLKLLCRRPYAPAASSEYDYPLSSRFDETDALVVFDDVFVPWERVFVYRDVPGLRRQFFDTGAHVLGNWQAQIRFAVKLRFLAGLGRKVAAVNGVDRFPGVVEKLGELASLVSLVESAVLAAEYASEPDARGLWRPDAQALYGVMGLQAELYPRVLAILRELVGGGVLQVPSSMADLVGPETRPIIDRYVHSPGVPAVERVKLFKLVWDAIGSEFAGRHHQYEMFYAGAPFVAKGHAYRNYDFDTAVAEVDSFLGSYGTETP; from the coding sequence ATGCGCACTGGAATCGAATACCTGGCGTCGTTGAAGGACGACCGGCGGATCTACGTCGACGGGGCGGTGGTGGCCGACGTCGCCGACCACCCGGCGTTCGCGCCGATCGCCCGCACCATCGCGGAACTGCTCGACCTCGTCCCGGACGTGACACCGCTGTTCACCGCGCCGCGTTCCCGTGAGGACTTGACCGCCTTCCGGGTTGCCGCGACGAGGTGGGCGGAGCATACGCACGGGTGGGTGGGGCGTAGTCCTGATCATGTGGGCGCGTTCGTGGCTGCGTTCGCCGCGCACCCGGAGGCTTTTGACGAGCGGTTCGCGGACAACGTCCTGGCGTTCCAGCGTCGGATGGTGGCCGAGAGTCTGTACGTGTCGTACGCGATCATTCCGCCGCAGGTGTCTCGTGCGTCGACGGCGAGTGGGTGGGAGGGCGAGTTCGTCCAGGTCGGCGTGGTGGAGGAGAGGCCGGACGGGATCGTGGTGCGTGGTGCGCAGATGCTGGCCACGGGTGGTGCCGTCGCGGATGAAATCCTGGTGTCCTGCATCAAACCGCTGACCGCCGAGGACGAGGACTTCGCCGTCAGCTTCGTCGTCCCGGTGGCGGCGGAAGGACTGAAGTTGTTGTGCCGCAGACCCTATGCACCGGCAGCGTCCAGTGAATACGACTATCCGTTGTCGTCTCGGTTCGACGAGACGGATGCGTTGGTGGTGTTCGACGACGTGTTCGTGCCGTGGGAGCGGGTGTTCGTCTATCGGGATGTTCCTGGTCTGCGGCGGCAGTTCTTCGACACGGGCGCGCATGTGCTGGGCAATTGGCAGGCGCAGATCCGGTTCGCGGTCAAGCTCCGTTTTCTGGCGGGGTTGGGGCGGAAGGTGGCGGCGGTCAACGGGGTGGACCGGTTTCCCGGTGTGGTGGAGAAGCTGGGTGAACTGGCGTCGCTGGTGTCACTGGTCGAATCCGCCGTTCTGGCCGCCGAGTACGCTTCCGAGCCTGACGCGCGAGGCTTGTGGCGGCCGGACGCGCAGGCGTTGTACGGCGTGATGGGCCTGCAAGCGGAGCTGTATCCACGGGTGTTGGCGATTCTGCGGGAGCTGGTCGGCGGTGGTGTGTTGCAGGTGCCGTCGAGCATGGCGGACCTGGTCGGCCCGGAGACCCGGCCGATCATCGATCGGTATGTGCACAGCCCGGGTGTGCCGGCCGTGGAGCGGGTGAAGTTGTTCAAGCTGGTGTGGGATGCGATCGGCAGTGAGTTCGCGGGTCGGCACCACCAGTACGAGATGTTCTACGCGGGCGCGCCGTTCGTCGCGAAGGGCCACGCCTACCGCAACTACGACTTCGACACCGCCGTCGCGGAAGTCGACTCCTTCCTGGGCAGCTACGGCACGGAGACACCATGA
- a CDS encoding GntR family transcriptional regulator — protein sequence MSGSQLSGGSAQDTTYRWLKQHIATLPPDDGTFLTESGVAQAAGTSRTPVREALLRLEAEGFLRIMPKKGAFVPPISDAEVRAVMEARALVEDWCVRRAVPADPAFTDELDGLVADQEAAITDPLGFIERDRVFHRTIVRRAANPVLAEFYETLRERQVRMGLRAVANSADRARRVLDEHAAIVAALRSGDPEAAGRAVAAHLASTLTALHLSER from the coding sequence ATGAGCGGTTCACAACTCTCCGGCGGGTCGGCGCAGGACACCACCTACCGCTGGCTCAAGCAGCACATCGCCACGCTGCCGCCGGACGACGGCACCTTCCTCACCGAGTCCGGGGTGGCGCAGGCGGCCGGCACCTCCCGCACCCCGGTCCGCGAGGCGCTGCTGCGGCTGGAGGCCGAGGGGTTCCTGCGGATCATGCCCAAGAAGGGCGCGTTCGTGCCGCCCATCTCCGACGCCGAGGTGCGTGCGGTGATGGAGGCGCGGGCACTGGTCGAGGACTGGTGCGTGCGCCGCGCCGTGCCCGCCGACCCGGCGTTCACCGACGAGTTGGACGGGCTGGTGGCCGACCAGGAGGCGGCGATCACCGACCCGCTCGGGTTCATCGAGCGCGACCGGGTGTTCCACCGGACCATCGTGCGGCGGGCCGCCAACCCCGTGCTCGCCGAGTTCTACGAGACGTTGCGGGAGCGGCAGGTCCGGATGGGCCTGCGGGCCGTGGCGAACAGCGCGGACCGCGCCCGGCGCGTGCTCGACGAACACGCCGCCATAGTGGCCGCCCTGCGCTCCGGCGACCCCGAGGCGGCCGGCCGCGCGGTCGCGGCCCACTTGGCGAGCACGTTGACCGCGCTGCACCTGTCCGAACGCTAG
- a CDS encoding SDR family NAD(P)-dependent oxidoreductase, which translates to MTGWSPDGLSSVKAAGGWRLGHIGTRTQTFGSPMRSGTLGGRGRFARASKIAPVVSSAGAAHPWSVVVRPVPRSAGTWVGRNRSLHSRSRRAGHPGVVVVEAPVEKAVVTGGTHGMGLVIVRELLARGAEVVLTGRNERNIEEARTTLKGEAPHVVRSDAASMADIAALGALVTERLGSVDYLFVNHGIAQFAELAEVTEEAWDRHFAVNTKGAFFTVQRLAPLLNDGGAVVFTTVAHSAPRTCRSCCAASKLPRGTCRSLGSSPSVRTPGSFCPWRKCPQRDRRWRPCRHVGWNQAPWQTWLRPRRADRPATQVQRIQHLHRDEGRLDEVAASPARTTAAVCGSALATGAPPARIHSCAACPQLVYI; encoded by the coding sequence ATGACTGGGTGGTCGCCTGATGGGCTTTCCTCCGTCAAAGCTGCGGGCGGGTGGCGGCTCGGGCACATCGGCACCCGCACCCAAACTTTCGGCAGCCCGATGCGGTCTGGCACTCTCGGCGGCAGAGGCCGGTTCGCCCGCGCGTCGAAGATCGCGCCGGTTGTGAGCAGCGCCGGTGCAGCACACCCGTGGTCGGTCGTAGTCCGGCCTGTGCCGAGGTCGGCGGGAACCTGGGTGGGACGAAACCGGTCACTGCATAGCAGAAGTCGCCGGGCGGGTCACCCCGGCGTAGTCGTCGTTGAGGCACCGGTAGAGAAGGCTGTAGTCACCGGTGGCACCCACGGCATGGGACTGGTGATCGTGCGGGAACTGCTCGCGCGCGGTGCCGAGGTGGTGCTGACGGGCCGCAACGAGCGGAACATCGAGGAGGCACGCACGACGCTCAAGGGTGAGGCGCCGCACGTGGTGCGTTCCGACGCGGCCAGCATGGCCGACATCGCCGCGCTCGGCGCACTCGTGACCGAGCGGCTCGGCAGCGTCGACTACCTGTTCGTCAACCACGGCATCGCGCAGTTCGCCGAACTGGCCGAGGTGACGGAGGAGGCGTGGGACCGGCACTTCGCGGTCAACACCAAGGGCGCGTTCTTCACCGTGCAGCGGCTCGCCCCACTGCTCAACGACGGCGGCGCGGTGGTGTTCACCACGGTCGCGCACTCCGCGCCGCGGACCTGCCGCTCATGCTGCGCAGCCTCGAAGCTCCCGCGCGGTACTTGCAGGTCGCTTGGGAGTTCTCCGAGCGTGCGGACGCCAGGGTCCTTCTGCCCGTGGCGGAAGTGCCCTCAACGAGACCGCAGGTGGCGGCCCTGTCGACATGTCGGCTGGAACCAAGCGCCCTGGCAGACCTGGCTGCGTCCGCGGCGGGCGGATCGACCTGCGACTCAAGTTCAGCGGATTCAGCATTTGCACCGAGATGAAGGTCGACTCGATGAAGTAGCCGCCTCTCCTGCCCGCACGACCGCCGCCGTCTGCGGTTCCGCTTTGGCAACGGGTGCCCCACCAGCGCGGATCCACTCTTGCGCAGCTTGTCCACAGCTTGTATACATCTAG
- a CDS encoding beta/gamma crystallin domain-containing protein, translated as MTALAAVTMTVAVPAGSAWAVGEVPCNNNEFARVTVHATNMSSYNMCFANAGSIRIYDSNGHRVWVTEIWAGNNRVQWFGDGRWQPASPIGKWTTFTWPNHPSGVRLEEFRIL; from the coding sequence GTGACCGCGCTGGCGGCCGTCACGATGACGGTCGCGGTTCCGGCCGGCTCGGCGTGGGCAGTCGGAGAAGTTCCATGCAACAACAACGAGTTCGCGCGGGTCACCGTCCACGCCACCAACATGTCCAGTTACAACATGTGCTTCGCGAACGCCGGGAGCATCCGCATCTACGACAGCAACGGGCACAGAGTCTGGGTCACCGAGATCTGGGCGGGGAACAACCGCGTCCAGTGGTTCGGGGACGGGCGGTGGCAGCCGGCGTCGCCGATCGGGAAATGGACTACCTTCACCTGGCCGAACCACCCCAGCGGGGTGCGGCTGGAAGAGTTCCGGATCCTCTGA